Proteins co-encoded in one Zalophus californianus isolate mZalCal1 chromosome 9, mZalCal1.pri.v2, whole genome shotgun sequence genomic window:
- the LOC118357336 gene encoding zinc finger and SCAN domain containing 29 isoform X2, translating into MTRLAVSGEPSPCASTSRNTPGVASTQRPPVVSSRVPFVSGGDRPLTSEPPPRWARRRRRSVARTIAAELAENRRLARELSKREEEKLDRLIAIGEEASAQQDTANELRRDAVIAVRRLATAVEEATGAFQLGLEKLLQRLISNTKS; encoded by the coding sequence ATGACCAGACTGGCTGTGTCCGGTGAGCCCAGTCCCTGCGCCAGTACCAGCCGAAACACTCCTGGGGTGGCCTCCACACAGCGGCCTCCGGTCGTCTCCTCCAGAGTTCCTTTTGTTTCTGGTGGGGATAGGCCTTTGACCAGTGAGCCCCCTCCAAGGTGGGCAAGGCGAAGAAGGCGGTCAGTGGCCAGGACTATTGCAGCTGAGTTGGCAGAAAACAGGAGGTTGGCACGAGAACTTTCAAAGCGTGAGGAAGAAAAATTGGACAGGCTGATTGCTATTGGTGAGGAGGCCAGTGCTCAGCAAGACACTGCCAACGAGCTCCGCAGGGATGCTGTGATCGCAGTCAGACGCTTGGCAACAGCAGTCGAAGAGGCCACCGGTGCTTTTCAGCTAGGGCTTGAAAAATTGCTTCAGAGGCTAATTTCAAATACCAAAAGTTAG
- the LOC118357336 gene encoding zinc finger and SCAN domain containing 29 isoform X1, whose amino-acid sequence MASSNSSAGIRWSRQETRTLLSILGEAEYIQRLQTVHHNADVYQAVSKRMQQEGFRRTERQCRSKFKVLKALYLKAYVAHATSMGDPPHCPFYDTLDQLLRNQVVTDPDNLMEDAAWAKHCDQNLVVSDTPGEGGASILRANRTQAAHHQPVSKTVKESDEDCQLRISDQMRETSDLEDSWDESSGAGCSQGTPSYSSSHHLFRGAVAPCQSSPMTRLAVSGEPSPCASTSRNTPGVASTQRPPVVSSRVPFVSGGDRPLTSEPPPRWARRRRRSVARTIAAELAENRRLARELSKREEEKLDRLIAIGEEASAQQDTANELRRDAVIAVRRLATAVEEATGAFQLGLEKLLQRLISNTKS is encoded by the exons ATGGCCAGTTCCAATAGCAGTGCGGGCATCCGGTGGTCCAGACAGGAGACTCGAACTCTTCTCTCCATACTAGGCGAGGCGGAGTATATCCAGCGCCTCCAGACTGTGCATCATAATGCAGATGTCTATCAGGCTGTGTCTAAGCGAATGCAGCAGGAAGGCTTCCGCCGCACCGAACGTCAGTGCCGCTCCAAGTTTAAAGTTCTGAAGGCGTTATATTTAAAGGCATATGTTGCCCATGCCACGAGTATGGGTGATCCACCGCACTGTCCATTTTATGATACGTTGGATCAGCTTCTCCGAAATCAGGTAGTGACTGACCCAGACAACTTAATGGAGGATGCTGCTTGGGCCAAGCACTGTGATCAGAACTTAGTGGTCTCTGACACCCCGGGGGAAGGGGGAGCCAGCATTCTCAGAGCAAACAGGACTCAGGCAGCACACCATCAGCCTGTCTCGAAAACAGTTAAGGAATCAGATGAGGATTGTCAACTGAGAATCAGTGACCAGATGCGAGAAACCAGTGACCTTGAGGACTCCTGGGATGAATCCTCGGGTGCAG ggtGCTCTCAAGGGACCCCCAGCTACAGCAGTTCCCACCACCTTTTCAGAGGTGCAGTTGCTCCCTGTCAGAGCAGCCCCATGACCAGACTGGCTGTGTCCGGTGAGCCCAGTCCCTGCGCCAGTACCAGCCGAAACACTCCTGGGGTGGCCTCCACACAGCGGCCTCCGGTCGTCTCCTCCAGAGTTCCTTTTGTTTCTGGTGGGGATAGGCCTTTGACCAGTGAGCCCCCTCCAAGGTGGGCAAGGCGAAGAAGGCGGTCAGTGGCCAGGACTATTGCAGCTGAGTTGGCAGAAAACAGGAGGTTGGCACGAGAACTTTCAAAGCGTGAGGAAGAAAAATTGGACAGGCTGATTGCTATTGGTGAGGAGGCCAGTGCTCAGCAAGACACTGCCAACGAGCTCCGCAGGGATGCTGTGATCGCAGTCAGACGCTTGGCAACAGCAGTCGAAGAGGCCACCGGTGCTTTTCAGCTAGGGCTTGAAAAATTGCTTCAGAGGCTAATTTCAAATACCAAAAGTTAG